Proteins encoded by one window of Paenibacillus urinalis:
- a CDS encoding adenosylhomocysteinase, producing the protein MSTDVIKNSIVADMNLAPEGHLKIDWVEAHMPVLNRVRKEFEADLPFKGLKVTICLHLEAKTAYLAKVIQAGGAEVTITGSNPLSTQDDVCAALVEDGITVFAKYNPDPVEYKNLILKSLETKPDFIIDDGGDLVTILHSERPDLLETIRGGAEETTTGIIKLKALEKQKVLNLPMVAVNDAYCKHLFDNRYGTGQSAFDGIIRTTNLVVAGSTVVVVGYGWCGKGVAMRAKGLGANVIVTEVDAIKAVEAHMDGFRVMPMVEAAKLGDFFITVTGNKAVITGEHFDVMKDGAVLANAGHFDVEVSIPELKKRSTSVRTVRKNIEEYQFADGRKMYLLAEGRLVNLAAADGHPAEIMDTTFALQALGLRYVRENYETLEPAVINVPYEIDEKVARYKLESLNIELDTLTDEQVQYLDSWNV; encoded by the coding sequence ATGAGCACGGATGTGATTAAGAACAGTATCGTTGCAGATATGAACCTGGCCCCTGAAGGACATCTGAAGATTGATTGGGTGGAGGCTCATATGCCGGTATTGAACCGGGTGCGTAAGGAGTTTGAAGCAGATCTGCCCTTTAAGGGACTTAAAGTGACGATTTGCCTTCACTTAGAAGCTAAAACAGCGTATCTTGCGAAGGTTATACAGGCGGGCGGTGCTGAAGTAACGATTACGGGAAGCAATCCACTGTCTACTCAGGATGATGTATGTGCAGCATTGGTGGAGGACGGTATCACGGTGTTTGCCAAATATAATCCTGATCCGGTGGAATATAAGAATTTGATCCTGAAATCACTGGAGACGAAGCCTGACTTCATTATTGATGATGGTGGAGATCTTGTAACCATTCTGCATTCCGAGCGTCCGGATCTGCTGGAGACGATTCGCGGGGGAGCAGAAGAAACGACAACGGGTATTATTAAGCTGAAAGCCCTCGAAAAACAGAAGGTGTTAAACTTGCCGATGGTGGCTGTAAATGACGCATATTGCAAACACTTATTCGACAATCGTTATGGGACAGGGCAATCTGCCTTTGATGGAATAATCCGGACTACAAATCTTGTCGTTGCCGGAAGTACTGTCGTAGTCGTCGGATATGGCTGGTGCGGTAAGGGCGTTGCGATGCGTGCCAAGGGACTTGGTGCGAATGTTATCGTAACTGAAGTGGATGCCATCAAGGCTGTTGAAGCTCATATGGATGGATTCCGTGTCATGCCGATGGTCGAGGCAGCTAAGCTGGGTGATTTCTTCATCACGGTAACCGGAAACAAGGCTGTTATTACAGGTGAGCATTTTGATGTCATGAAGGATGGTGCCGTGCTGGCGAATGCGGGACATTTTGATGTGGAAGTGAGCATACCTGAGCTGAAGAAGCGTTCTACATCAGTACGGACGGTGCGGAAAAACATTGAGGAATACCAGTTTGCAGATGGGCGCAAAATGTATCTGTTAGCAGAAGGACGTCTCGTGAACCTGGCTGCGGCAGATGGGCATCCGGCTGAGATCATGGACACGACTTTTGCCCTACAAGCACTGGGGCTCCGGTATGTAAGGGAAAATTATGAAACTCTCGAACCGGCAGTAATTAACGTCCCTTATGAGATTGATGAGAAGGTAGCCAGGTACAAGCTGGAGAGCCTGAACATCGAGCTAGACACATTGACCGATGAACAAGTTCAATACTTGGACAGCTGGAACGTCTAA
- a CDS encoding ABC transporter ATP-binding protein has translation MSKNLIEVEGLKKYFNVGKNRTLKAVDNLNFYIREGETLGMVGESGCGKSTAGRTILRLYEPTAGSVRFNGTDIYKLSPNKMKAMRRDMQMIFQDPYASLNPRFTVSDIIGEALDIHKMAGSSLERKKRIEELLDLVGLNADHANRYPHEFSGGQRQRIGIARALAVNPKFIICDEPISALDVSIQAQVVNLLKDLQNRLGLTYLFIAHDLSMVKHISDRVAVMYMGKMVELADSEELYANPIHPYTKMLLSAIPIPDPDIEANKKRIIMPEDNSGPISSGNEGEAAKSAFNLDNAKLIEVSKGHFVAEPYA, from the coding sequence ATGAGCAAGAACTTGATTGAGGTTGAAGGTCTTAAGAAATACTTTAATGTAGGGAAGAATCGTACGCTCAAAGCCGTAGATAATCTTAACTTTTATATTCGTGAAGGTGAGACACTCGGAATGGTAGGAGAATCCGGCTGTGGTAAATCTACGGCTGGACGTACAATCCTTCGCTTGTATGAGCCTACAGCAGGCAGTGTGCGCTTTAACGGCACAGATATCTACAAGCTCTCACCAAATAAGATGAAGGCGATGCGCCGGGACATGCAGATGATCTTCCAAGATCCTTATGCATCACTCAATCCGCGCTTCACTGTATCTGATATTATTGGTGAGGCTCTGGATATTCACAAGATGGCTGGAAGCAGCTTGGAGCGCAAGAAACGGATCGAGGAGCTGCTTGATCTCGTTGGTCTGAACGCAGACCATGCGAACCGTTATCCGCATGAATTCTCCGGCGGACAGCGTCAGCGGATCGGGATTGCCCGCGCACTTGCGGTAAATCCTAAATTCATCATTTGTGATGAGCCGATTTCAGCACTTGACGTATCTATTCAAGCGCAGGTAGTTAACCTTCTGAAGGATCTTCAGAATCGTTTGGGCCTGACGTACTTGTTCATTGCCCATGACCTTTCCATGGTTAAGCACATCAGTGACCGGGTTGCTGTTATGTACATGGGTAAAATGGTAGAGCTTGCGGACAGCGAAGAGCTATATGCAAACCCAATCCATCCTTACACCAAAATGCTTCTATCCGCAATTCCGATTCCGGATCCGGACATCGAAGCAAATAAAAAGCGCATTATTATGCCTGAGGACAATTCGGGTCCAATCAGTTCAGGCAATGAAGGAGAGGCAGCGAAGAGTGCCTTTAACCTGGATAATGCGAAGCTGATCGAAGTATCCAAAGGCCATTTTGTGGCTGAGCCATACGCTTGA
- the mraZ gene encoding division/cell wall cluster transcriptional repressor MraZ produces MFMGEFQHSIDDKGRMIIPAKFRDALGPSFVVTRGLDQCLFVYPMNEWSILEQKLKALPLMKSDARAFTRFFFSGATECELDKQGRVNLPMNLRDYAKMDKECVVLGVSNRVEIWSKGIWEQYYSQSEETFNDIAEKLVDFNFEF; encoded by the coding sequence ATGTTTATGGGGGAGTTCCAGCATAGCATTGACGATAAAGGCCGAATGATTATTCCGGCCAAATTCCGTGACGCTCTCGGCCCGAGCTTTGTTGTCACTCGCGGATTGGACCAGTGTTTGTTCGTATATCCAATGAATGAATGGTCCATTCTGGAGCAGAAGCTGAAGGCTCTGCCGCTAATGAAATCCGATGCGCGTGCTTTTACCCGGTTTTTTTTCTCAGGAGCGACTGAATGCGAGCTTGATAAACAGGGCAGGGTAAATTTACCGATGAATTTACGCGATTACGCCAAGATGGACAAGGAATGCGTCGTACTCGGTGTATCCAATCGGGTAGAGATCTGGAGCAAAGGCATATGGGAACAATATTACAGCCAATCTGAAGAAACGTTTAACGACATTGCCGAAAAGCTGGTCGATTTCAATTTTGAGTTTTAG
- a CDS encoding ABC transporter permease gives MSANQSSIDPNNTQLTPEDFRRIGTDEKQAEVIQRQSVSAMRDAWERLLKNKLAMTSLVILVVIIIMSIVAPLMSSYDYQTNDLMNANQPPSKEHWFGTDDLGRDMWVRTWSGAQISLIIGFAAALIDLCIGVIYGGIMGFYGGRVGEIMNKFSEILYAIPYLLVTILLLVVLEPSVATIIIALCITGWINMAWIVRGEIMQLKNREFVLASKSMGANSSRLIFKHLLPNAVGPIIVTLTLSVPSAIFSEAFLSFLGLGVQAPRASLGSMIENALTGWMYYPWRMLFPAGLISLIMLAFNLFGDGLRDALDPKLKK, from the coding sequence GTGTCTGCAAATCAATCTAGCATCGATCCAAACAACACTCAGCTTACACCTGAAGATTTTAGAAGAATCGGGACGGATGAGAAGCAAGCAGAGGTCATTCAGCGTCAAAGTGTGTCGGCTATGCGCGATGCATGGGAGCGGCTTCTTAAAAACAAGCTCGCAATGACCAGCCTAGTCATCCTCGTTGTCATTATTATTATGTCGATTGTTGCACCATTGATGTCCAGCTACGACTATCAAACCAATGATCTGATGAATGCCAATCAGCCTCCTTCCAAAGAGCATTGGTTCGGAACAGACGATCTTGGCCGCGATATGTGGGTACGTACCTGGTCAGGTGCGCAGATCTCGCTCATTATCGGTTTTGCAGCTGCCTTGATTGACCTTTGTATTGGGGTTATCTACGGTGGAATCATGGGCTTCTATGGTGGACGTGTCGGAGAAATCATGAATAAATTCTCTGAAATTCTGTATGCCATTCCTTACCTGCTCGTTACTATTTTGCTGCTGGTCGTATTGGAACCAAGCGTTGCCACGATTATTATAGCCCTATGTATAACCGGCTGGATTAACATGGCCTGGATCGTACGGGGCGAAATTATGCAGCTCAAGAACAGAGAGTTCGTACTTGCTTCCAAATCCATGGGTGCAAACTCGTCTCGCCTTATCTTCAAACACCTGCTGCCCAATGCAGTAGGACCAATCATCGTAACACTGACTCTGTCTGTACCGAGTGCGATCTTCAGTGAGGCGTTCCTCAGCTTCCTTGGTCTGGGTGTACAAGCGCCTAGAGCGTCCCTGGGTTCCATGATCGAGAACGCACTTACAGGATGGATGTATTACCCTTGGCGGATGTTGTTCCCGGCAGGTCTGATCAGCTTAATCATGTTAGCGTTCAACCTCTTCGGTGACGGACTCCGTGACGCACTTGATCCAAAACTGAAAAAATAG
- the rsmH gene encoding 16S rRNA (cytosine(1402)-N(4))-methyltransferase RsmH produces the protein MFHHITVLKEEATEGLNIKQDGIYVDCTLGGAGHSSLIASRLGPEGRLIAFDQDDWALENAKERLGEFGSKVTLVKTNFRDLTAVLSELDVPMTEGIPQVDGILYDLGVSSPQFDEGERGFSYNHDAPLDMRMDQSGDLTARDIINEWSEEEIARILYVYGEEKFSRRISRVIVEKRQSAAIETTGELVDIIKEGIPAAARRTGGHPAKRSFQALRIAVNDELGAFEEALHQAVRCLKPGGRVSVITFHSLEDRICKQIFSSYLEKCTCPPDFPLCVCGGKGTLKLVNRKPIVPSEAELAQNPRARSAKLRVAEKL, from the coding sequence GTGTTTCACCACATTACCGTACTCAAAGAAGAAGCAACCGAAGGCCTTAACATCAAGCAGGACGGGATTTACGTGGACTGCACATTAGGCGGGGCAGGACATAGCTCGCTGATTGCCTCACGACTGGGACCCGAGGGACGACTGATCGCCTTCGATCAGGATGACTGGGCACTTGAAAATGCAAAAGAAAGACTCGGAGAATTTGGGTCCAAGGTTACACTTGTTAAGACCAATTTCAGAGACCTCACTGCGGTATTAAGTGAACTGGATGTTCCGATGACTGAAGGAATTCCTCAAGTCGATGGCATTCTGTACGATCTGGGAGTATCTTCTCCACAGTTTGATGAAGGCGAGCGGGGATTCAGCTACAATCACGATGCGCCGCTTGATATGCGTATGGATCAGTCAGGTGATCTAACAGCAAGAGACATTATAAACGAGTGGTCTGAAGAAGAAATTGCTCGAATTTTGTATGTTTATGGCGAAGAAAAGTTTTCAAGACGGATTTCAAGGGTAATAGTTGAAAAAAGGCAATCTGCAGCTATTGAAACTACGGGCGAATTAGTCGATATCATTAAAGAAGGTATTCCGGCAGCTGCCAGAAGAACGGGCGGACATCCTGCCAAACGGAGCTTCCAAGCTTTGCGAATCGCCGTGAATGATGAGCTCGGTGCGTTTGAGGAGGCTTTGCATCAAGCAGTTCGCTGCTTGAAACCAGGCGGCAGAGTATCTGTTATTACGTTTCATTCCCTGGAAGACAGGATATGCAAACAGATTTTTAGCAGTTATTTGGAGAAATGTACATGCCCACCTGACTTCCCGTTATGTGTATGCGGCGGTAAAGGGACGCTCAAGCTCGTTAATCGCAAGCCGATTGTGCCGAGCGAGGCGGAACTTGCGCAGAACCCCAGAGCGCGTTCAGCTAAGCTGCGTGTAGCGGAGAAATTGTAA
- the bshC gene encoding bacillithiol biosynthesis cysteine-adding enzyme BshC: MNLIPEALRSGSPLAEHYLRYDEAVHHLYEYNFRDVSSYIARAEWLDRTGDTRVDRQAIVNCLRIYNESRNPHPAVKASLTRLAQENALVVTGGQQSGLFTGSLLVIYKAATIIKEAKMAEEKLGRPVVPIFWIAGEDHDWDEVDHTYLMSSDLSVTKVKMPGKYEGRSSVSDVAVEKEHWIAAIQELEELLPDSENKPELIASIKEAVQDEYTSLSDVFAKLLGQLFGSYGLVLMDSADPELRKLEVPVFERIIEDNDMLEQCYHESSGRVVTSGFTMQADVASGGANLFYIHEGSRLLLFKEDGRFVDRKGYVSFSKTELLEILHQHPERFSNNVLTRPLMQDSLFPVLSTILGHAEIAYWALTKDAFHRMGLRMPILMPRLSYTILDHHIQKLMDKYDLNFADIQFTFDEKKEAWLLSLDEFDVNGQFEDLKTSFRKLYAPLIEQLGQLESGLGRLGLTNSEKIEEQIEYMQKRTKQAIAQRHDASLKQWDCIERSLFPSKRPQERVYNAYYYLNRYGTGWLKELMEVPADMSGNHHILYI, translated from the coding sequence ATGAATCTAATTCCTGAGGCGCTGCGTAGTGGATCACCTCTGGCGGAACATTATTTGCGTTACGATGAAGCCGTGCATCATTTGTACGAGTATAATTTTCGCGACGTTTCCAGCTACATAGCGCGTGCCGAGTGGCTTGATCGAACCGGAGACACACGAGTAGACCGACAGGCAATTGTTAATTGCCTGCGTATATATAATGAAAGTCGAAATCCGCACCCTGCAGTGAAGGCATCTCTCACCCGGCTGGCACAGGAGAATGCTTTGGTCGTAACCGGCGGACAGCAGAGTGGATTGTTCACCGGGTCTTTGCTTGTCATATACAAGGCAGCAACGATTATTAAAGAGGCCAAGATGGCAGAAGAGAAGCTTGGACGTCCTGTCGTGCCCATATTCTGGATTGCCGGCGAGGACCACGATTGGGATGAGGTAGATCATACTTACTTGATGAGTTCAGATCTCTCGGTAACCAAAGTCAAAATGCCCGGCAAATATGAAGGGCGTTCTTCCGTGAGCGATGTTGCCGTAGAGAAGGAGCACTGGATTGCCGCTATTCAGGAGCTGGAAGAGCTGCTGCCTGATTCGGAGAACAAACCGGAACTCATCGCTTCTATTAAAGAAGCAGTTCAGGACGAATATACTAGCTTGAGTGATGTGTTTGCCAAATTGCTCGGGCAATTATTCGGTTCGTATGGACTTGTACTTATGGACTCGGCAGATCCAGAGCTAAGAAAGCTCGAAGTGCCTGTATTCGAACGTATTATCGAAGATAACGACATGCTTGAGCAGTGTTACCACGAGTCTTCCGGCCGGGTTGTAACCAGCGGCTTCACAATGCAGGCTGATGTTGCCTCCGGAGGAGCAAATTTATTTTATATCCATGAGGGCTCGAGATTGCTGCTATTCAAGGAAGACGGTAGATTTGTTGATCGCAAAGGGTATGTCTCTTTTTCCAAAACAGAGCTGCTTGAAATTCTTCATCAGCATCCGGAGCGATTCAGCAACAATGTTCTGACCCGGCCCCTAATGCAGGATTCATTATTCCCGGTGCTGTCTACGATACTTGGACATGCCGAGATTGCTTACTGGGCGCTGACCAAAGATGCCTTTCACCGAATGGGCCTTCGTATGCCAATACTTATGCCGCGTTTGTCATATACGATTTTGGATCATCATATACAGAAGCTGATGGATAAATACGATTTGAATTTTGCAGATATCCAGTTCACTTTTGATGAGAAGAAAGAAGCCTGGCTGCTCAGCTTGGATGAATTTGATGTTAACGGACAGTTTGAGGATCTAAAGACTTCTTTCCGCAAGCTGTATGCGCCTTTAATTGAACAGCTCGGTCAGCTGGAGTCGGGACTTGGACGACTGGGATTAACCAACAGCGAGAAAATAGAAGAGCAGATTGAATATATGCAAAAGAGAACGAAGCAGGCCATTGCACAGCGACATGATGCTTCACTTAAGCAATGGGATTGTATAGAAAGATCACTGTTCCCTTCAAAACGACCGCAGGAAAGAGTCTACAATGCTTACTATTACCTTAACCGGTATGGAACGGGCTGGTTGAAGGAATTAATGGAGGTTCCTGCTGATATGAGCGGTAACCATCATATTTTGTATATATAA
- a CDS encoding ABC transporter permease: MIRYVINRLIFMLISLFILISATFFLMKAIPGNPFMSEKATSPEIQARLMEQYGLDKPVFVQYIDYLGNIITGDLGISMKRLNQDVADIIGQTFGVSLKLGLVAIVVAVVVGILLGMVAAMNHRKLIDNVAMVLAVIGIAVPSFVLASLLQFYLAQELGLFKVMGLNGPLDYVLPVAALSAQPIAYIARLTRSNMLEVLHADYIKTAKAKGLNSFTIMFRHIIRNAIMPVVTYIGPMTANVVTGSVVIERVFGIGGIGKVFVESITTRDYTMIMGITIFYGVILMLARFLTDIAYVLIDPRIKLSNGKEG; encoded by the coding sequence ATGATAAGATACGTGATCAATAGGCTGATTTTCATGCTGATATCTCTATTTATTCTCATCTCCGCTACGTTCTTCCTGATGAAGGCGATTCCGGGTAACCCGTTTATGAGTGAGAAGGCGACATCACCTGAAATTCAAGCCAGACTTATGGAGCAATATGGTCTCGATAAGCCAGTGTTCGTGCAATATATTGATTATTTAGGAAATATCATTACAGGAGATTTGGGGATCTCCATGAAGCGACTAAATCAAGATGTGGCCGATATTATTGGTCAAACCTTTGGCGTTTCACTCAAGCTTGGACTTGTTGCTATCGTTGTCGCTGTCGTTGTAGGTATTCTGCTTGGAATGGTGGCAGCAATGAACCATCGCAAGCTGATCGACAACGTAGCTATGGTGCTTGCGGTTATTGGAATCGCGGTTCCGAGCTTCGTGCTGGCATCACTCCTGCAATTTTATCTGGCCCAAGAGCTTGGGTTGTTCAAAGTAATGGGGCTTAACGGTCCGCTCGATTATGTTCTGCCGGTTGCGGCGCTCTCAGCCCAGCCTATTGCATATATCGCGCGTTTGACACGCTCCAACATGCTTGAAGTATTGCACGCTGATTATATCAAAACGGCCAAAGCCAAAGGCTTAAACAGCTTCACCATTATGTTCAGACACATTATTCGTAATGCGATCATGCCAGTTGTAACTTATATTGGCCCAATGACGGCTAACGTAGTTACAGGTTCTGTCGTGATCGAGCGCGTATTCGGTATCGGCGGTATCGGTAAGGTATTCGTTGAGAGTATTACGACGCGTGATTATACCATGATTATGGGGATTACCATATTCTATGGCGTTATTCTAATGCTGGCTCGTTTCCTGACGGACATTGCATATGTTCTTATCGATCCACGCATCAAACTTTCGAATGGAAAGGAGGGCTAG
- a CDS encoding penicillin-binding transpeptidase domain-containing protein: protein MGKINKRIKLRTLLIGGIITLFFLVLMGRVFWIQVVNAGVWQDYAAQLIENSKTIPAKRGTITDRNDNVLATDAPAYTVAVNPELIHEKEIEDVVVEGLHELLGKDEAGLREDITATRENGSLRPHREVRSEGYKIDQELKEKIDEFRNKLDKEYGAKNAIVLMDESKRFYPENNLASHVLGYLNKEGDPVYGLELYYDEELKGTDGKLLYQKDGKGLELTNSDSAYTAPQNGKKLKLTIDDTIQYYIEEAMKEAYDKYDPISMTVIAADPNTMEILGMANLPNYNPNSYWETPDNYYNHAIQSIYEPGSTFKIVTLAAAVEEKLFNPNATFESGSIQVGGRNISDISRNWGIISYLEGVKRSSNVAFVNLGYKMLGGEKLRDYIDKFGFGVKTGIDLPTESASPIRELVYAADIAAASYGHGLVQVTPIQQVAAISAIANGGKLLEPHLVKEISDPNNGEVESIQPKEIRQVISPETARTVGSYLEQVVADQDHGSGRYAYIDGYRVAGKTGTAIKYINGEYDHTKSVVSFIGYAPVDDPKIAMLVMIDEPNDPNLGGGSGAAPIFKEIMSKSLTYLGVSKEAVTSEDGAESTQQLVRKKAPDLVGKSGKDARAQLLEEGIAYETLGKGSKVIQQYPKAGAELTAGQRIYLLTEQSDTMEIPDLTGESLRDALEVLTLLKVGVRVEGEGYVTKQKVEVTGENRTAVLTLQTAKDAVTGESTEGSADEEGSAADEQAADPDNSEPDNSDAEDADTSNTAAGSPEE, encoded by the coding sequence ATGGGGAAAATCAATAAAAGAATAAAACTTCGCACGTTACTCATTGGAGGGATCATCACCCTCTTTTTTCTTGTACTTATGGGCAGAGTCTTCTGGATTCAAGTGGTCAACGCAGGCGTCTGGCAGGACTATGCCGCTCAATTGATAGAGAATTCCAAGACGATCCCGGCAAAGAGGGGGACAATTACAGACCGCAATGACAATGTTCTGGCCACGGATGCGCCTGCCTATACAGTAGCGGTAAATCCGGAGCTCATTCATGAGAAGGAGATTGAAGACGTAGTCGTCGAGGGTCTGCATGAATTACTGGGCAAGGATGAAGCAGGACTGAGGGAGGATATCACGGCTACAAGAGAAAACGGCAGCCTCAGGCCGCATAGAGAAGTACGCAGCGAGGGTTATAAGATTGATCAGGAGTTAAAGGAAAAAATCGATGAATTCCGGAATAAGCTGGACAAGGAATACGGTGCGAAGAATGCCATCGTCTTAATGGATGAGTCCAAGCGTTTCTATCCTGAGAATAATCTGGCGTCCCATGTGCTTGGTTACTTGAATAAAGAGGGAGACCCAGTTTATGGGCTCGAATTGTACTACGATGAGGAGCTCAAAGGAACCGATGGCAAGCTTCTATATCAGAAGGATGGTAAGGGCCTTGAGCTGACGAACTCGGACAGTGCCTATACAGCACCGCAGAATGGTAAAAAGTTAAAGCTGACCATTGATGATACGATACAGTACTACATCGAAGAAGCGATGAAGGAAGCTTATGATAAATATGATCCGATTAGTATGACCGTCATTGCGGCCGATCCGAATACGATGGAGATTCTGGGCATGGCAAATCTGCCGAATTATAATCCGAACTCCTATTGGGAAACACCAGACAATTATTACAATCATGCAATTCAATCCATCTATGAGCCGGGATCTACGTTTAAGATCGTGACACTGGCTGCTGCGGTTGAGGAGAAATTGTTTAATCCGAATGCGACCTTTGAATCAGGTAGTATTCAGGTTGGCGGCAGAAATATTAGTGATATTAGTCGCAATTGGGGGATAATCAGTTATTTAGAGGGTGTAAAACGCTCCAGTAACGTCGCCTTTGTCAACCTTGGTTACAAAATGCTCGGTGGAGAGAAGCTTCGCGATTATATTGATAAATTTGGTTTTGGTGTGAAGACCGGCATTGATCTTCCAACGGAGTCCGCTTCGCCGATCAGAGAGCTGGTATATGCTGCAGATATTGCGGCTGCATCCTATGGTCATGGGCTTGTACAGGTAACCCCTATTCAGCAGGTAGCTGCTATTTCGGCTATAGCTAATGGTGGTAAGCTGCTTGAGCCGCATCTGGTGAAAGAAATATCAGATCCAAACAACGGTGAGGTAGAGTCAATTCAGCCAAAAGAAATACGTCAGGTGATATCACCGGAAACAGCAAGAACTGTCGGTAGTTACTTGGAGCAGGTTGTTGCCGATCAGGATCATGGATCAGGCCGTTATGCCTACATTGATGGCTACCGTGTAGCCGGCAAAACAGGGACAGCGATTAAATACATTAACGGAGAATACGATCATACGAAGTCCGTCGTTTCCTTTATCGGCTACGCACCTGTGGATGATCCTAAAATCGCAATGCTGGTTATGATTGACGAACCTAACGATCCAAACCTGGGAGGCGGTTCAGGAGCGGCTCCAATATTCAAAGAAATCATGTCTAAATCACTCACTTATCTCGGTGTTTCGAAGGAAGCCGTAACCAGCGAGGATGGAGCAGAGAGCACACAGCAGCTGGTACGCAAAAAAGCGCCTGATCTGGTGGGCAAATCCGGTAAGGATGCTCGGGCACAGCTCTTGGAAGAGGGGATTGCCTATGAGACGCTCGGCAAGGGGAGCAAAGTGATCCAGCAGTATCCAAAGGCGGGAGCCGAGCTTACTGCTGGACAGCGAATCTACCTGCTTACTGAGCAGAGCGACACCATGGAAATTCCGGATTTGACAGGTGAATCTTTACGTGATGCGCTGGAAGTCCTAACCTTGCTTAAGGTGGGAGTCAGAGTTGAGGGTGAAGGTTATGTCACCAAGCAAAAAGTGGAAGTGACAGGAGAAAATCGTACGGCAGTACTTACACTGCAGACAGCGAAGGATGCTGTAACTGGTGAATCCACGGAGGGATCGGCAGATGAGGAAGGAAGCGCAGCCGATGAACAGGCGGCTGATCCCGATAACTCAGAGCCTGACAATTCCGATGCCGAAGATGCGGATACATCGAACACAGCTGCAGGCAGTCCAGAAGAATGA
- a CDS encoding ABC transporter ATP-binding protein, with protein MDPLLQVKDLNVSFKVRDGEVKAVRGMNFEIGKGETVAIVGESGSGKSVTAQTIMRLIPSPPSIINKGEIIFQGQDLLKKTNKQMESIRGKDIGMIFQDPMTSLNPTIKIGKQITEVLIKHQNMSKDAAAKEAVKMLKMVGIKNAEERFNQYPHEFSGGMRQRAMIAIALACKPALLIADEPTTALDVTIQAQIMDVMKDMQEQLGTSIILITHDLGVVAGIADRVIVMYAGEVVETGTKYEIFKNPQHPYTKGLMRSMPRLDQKKDEPLIPIVGTPPDLIKPPLGCPFAARCDRAMSICERIDPGATVFSDTHMARCWELHPMAKEVHSS; from the coding sequence ATGGATCCGTTGTTGCAGGTTAAAGATCTTAACGTTTCATTTAAAGTAAGAGACGGCGAGGTAAAGGCCGTACGCGGCATGAATTTTGAAATCGGCAAGGGTGAGACGGTTGCGATTGTCGGTGAATCCGGTAGTGGTAAGAGTGTAACAGCCCAAACCATTATGCGTTTGATTCCTTCTCCACCGTCCATCATTAATAAAGGTGAGATTATTTTCCAAGGACAGGATTTGCTGAAGAAGACCAACAAGCAAATGGAATCCATTCGTGGTAAAGATATCGGCATGATCTTCCAAGATCCGATGACATCCCTGAACCCTACCATCAAGATCGGTAAACAGATTACTGAGGTATTGATTAAGCATCAGAACATGTCCAAAGATGCTGCGGCTAAAGAAGCGGTCAAAATGCTCAAGATGGTCGGCATCAAAAATGCGGAAGAGCGCTTTAATCAATATCCACATGAATTCTCAGGCGGTATGCGTCAGCGTGCGATGATCGCGATTGCACTCGCTTGTAAGCCGGCCCTGCTGATTGCCGATGAGCCGACAACGGCTCTAGACGTAACAATCCAGGCTCAAATTATGGATGTTATGAAGGATATGCAGGAGCAGCTTGGAACTTCAATTATCCTGATCACGCATGACCTTGGCGTAGTAGCCGGTATTGCAGACCGCGTTATCGTTATGTATGCTGGAGAAGTGGTAGAAACAGGTACGAAATACGAGATTTTCAAAAATCCGCAGCATCCATATACAAAAGGTTTGATGCGTTCCATGCCTCGTCTTGATCAGAAGAAGGACGAGCCGCTCATTCCGATCGTAGGTACACCGCCGGATCTGATCAAGCCGCCGCTCGGCTGCCCGTTTGCAGCACGTTGTGATCGTGCAATGAGCATCTGCGAGCGTATTGATCCGGGTGCTACGGTATTCAGCGACACGCATATGGCGCGTTGCTGGGAGCTGCATCCTATGGCGAAGGAGGTACATTCTTCATGA